One genomic window of Caenorhabditis elegans chromosome I includes the following:
- the sepa-1 gene encoding Protein sepa-1 (Confirmed by transcript evidence) produces MTPLSALTSNPAPSPPPKFALGKCPATAIHVVSVLRPNRQRFCYEKTDAGDLIPHKCLICQPILTEKHISPYYAVYSDLLEDFVLFGYNTMTGKMEQFIYAFKTDCFVEVNRPEIKYNPAFLVKGNVVVALNGPEGELVVIERDCRGLLSKESTSYGQFRTLPTAALRTLTLQDLERDRWDRAANSDEVKISSGNESFDRLYAEYQKNLPRFQVRQCLHLNKEFLCVYSKTSGDYTRLEYIDETGDFQKISCTLCTCEVTESNLIPLYVERNASELVIHVHNTENNQIEQYIYDVRTFGFVQVKRNLVYDPKKITSGLNLFMAENIDNRKVYMIMRGRDGRLQKETSGSGGFEKMQPVAVKTFQVQWVEMKTEFEKKKASTERVEPQHPVQTEGEDIMETVLAMVESFNCDLRKELGLTQDQEIPRKAPRVESAETEENIVKNLEKLQIAKDPEEPTTAASEGGNTYGYQELDDTMSEGLLEKEAESKHQDANEPEPVKNVTYEPDVAAMDKKKKRRELKSRLNKINAQIDELEKRRMERAGKKQVVSSSVPSEEAAQVEAPASPALAENTNQISNEETPKIDIFEGYNGSFLFGTNTSKEWIVEDIRNHMVGKLLKAFWPRIQNVEEMNGELFKKLIANARKCETEILEASNDRDEYYRLMQLTVDQILKKTLKKDQRATEHNHQQPTQSSDELAKNHEKN; encoded by the exons ATGACACCTCTTTCTGCTCTTACCTCCAATCCAGCGCCTTCACCTCCACCGAAGTTTGCACTCGGAAAGTGCCCTGCCACTGCTATCCACGTGGTCAGTGTTCTTCGCCCAAACAGACAACGCTTTTGCTATGAGAAAACGGATGCTGGTGATTTGATCCCTCACAAATGCCTCATATGCCAACCAATTCTCACCGAGAAGCACATTTCTCCGTACTACGCTGTCTACAGTGACCTACTCGAAGATTTCGTGCTCTTCGGGTATAATACAATGACCGGGAAGATGGAGCAGTTTATCTACGCTTTCAAGACGGATTGCTTTGTTGAAGTGAATCGTCCCGAGATTAAGTACAATCCGGCGTTTCTTGTTAAAGGAAACGTTGTGGTTGCTCTAAATGGTCCTGAAGGCGAGCTGGTCGTGATTGAAAGAGATTGCCGTGGTCTTCTCAGTAAGGAATCTACAAGTTATGGACAGTTCCGAACTCTTCCAACAGCTGCTTTAAGGACTCTGACGCTTCAAGATCTGGAACGTGATAGGTGGGATAGAGCCGCGAATTCTGATGAAGTCAAGATTTCATCAGGTAATGAGAGCTTTGATAGACTCTACGCAGAGTATCAGAAGAATCTCCCACGATTCCAAGTTCGTCAATGTCTGCATTTGAACAAAGAATTTCTATGCGTCTATTCAAAGACTAGCGGGGATTACACAAGACTCGAGTACATTGACGAAACAGGCGACTTCCAGAAGATTTCCTGCACTCTTTGCACATGTGAAGTCACCGAATCGAACCTTATTCCATTGTATGTGGAGCGTAATGCATCCGAATTGGTGATTCATGTTCATAACACCGAGAATAATCAAATCGAGCAGTACATCTATGATGTCCGTACATTTGGATTCGTTCAAGTTAAACGCAATCTAGTTTATGATCCGAAAAAGATCACCAGTGGGCTGAACTTGTTTATGGCGGAAAATATAGACAATCGCAAGGTGTATATGATCATGAGAGGTCGTGATGGAAGACTTCAGAAAGAAACATCTGGAAGTGGAGGCTTCGAGAAGATGCAGCCAGTTGCGGTGAAAACATTCCAAGTTCAATGGGTTGAGATGAAAACTGAATTCGAAAAGAAGAAGGCTAGCACGGAGCGAGTCGAGCCACAACATCCAGTTCAGACGGAGGGCGAAGATATAATGGAAACCGTGTTAGCGATGGTTGAATCTTTTAATTGTGACTTGAGAAAGGAACTTGGATTGACACAGGATCAAGAGATTCCCAGAAAGGCGCCTAGAGTGGAATCAGCTGAGACGGAAGAGAATATAGTGAAGAATCTCGAGAAGCTCCAAATTGCGAAGGATCCCGAAGAGCCGACTACAGCTGCTTCTGAAGGTGGAAATACATATGGGTATCAGGAATTGGACGATACGATGTCTGAGGGCTTATTGGAAAAAGAAGCAGAATCGAAGCATCAGGACGCCAACGAACCAGAGCCTGTGAAGAATGTCACCTATGAGCCGGATGTTGCAGCAATGGACAAGAAGAAAAAGCGGAGAGAGCTCAAGAGTCGGCTGAACAAAATTAATGCTCAAATTGACGAGTTGGAGAAACGAAGAATGGAAAGAGCCGGAAAGAAACAAGTCGTCTCAAGCTCAGTGCCTTCGGAAGAAGCTGCTCAAGTTGAAG cacctGCTTCACCTGCTCTGGCCGAGAACACTAATCAAATCTCAAACGAAGAAACACctaaaattgatatatttgaAGGGTACAATGGTTCTTTCTTGTTCGGGACAAACACATCAAAGGAATGGATCGTTGAAGACATCCGAAATCACATGgttggaaaattgttgaaagcGTTCTGGCCAAGAATCCAGAATGTAGAAGAGATGAATGGTGAACTGTTTAAAAAGTTGATCGCCAATGCCAGAAAATGTGAAACGGAGATTTTGGAAGCATCGAATGACCGAGATGAATACTATCGTTTGATGCAATTAACAGTTGACCAGATTCtcaagaaaactttaaaaaaagaccAACGAGCCACTGAACATAACC accaaCAACCAACACAAAGCTCCGATgaacttgccaaaaatcaCGAGAAAAACTAA